A genomic stretch from Mycobacterium paraterrae includes:
- the fadA6 gene encoding steroid 3-ketoacyl-CoA thiolase FadA6: MAPKNEAYVIDAVRTAVGKRNGSLAGVHPVDLGALGWRGLLDRVDIDPVAVDDVIAGCVDAIGAQAGNIARLSWLAAGYPEEVPGVTVDRQCGSSQQAISFGAQAIMAGTADVIVAGGVQNMSQIPISSAMTVGEQFGFTSPTNESKQWLHRYGDQEISQFRGSELIAEKWNLSREEMEQYALTSHERAFGAIRGGHFDNEIIAVETEHGAFRVDEGPRESSPEKLASLKPLVEGGRLTAAMASQISDGASAVLLASEQAVKDHNLTPRARIHHISARAADPVFMLTGPIPATRYALEKTGLSIDDIDVVEINEAFAPVVLAWLKEIKADPEKVNPNGGAIALGHPLGATGAKLFTTMLNELERTGGRYGLQTMCEGGGTANVTIIERL; encoded by the coding sequence ATGGCTCCAAAAAATGAGGCTTACGTCATCGATGCCGTACGCACCGCAGTGGGCAAGCGCAATGGGTCGCTGGCGGGTGTGCATCCCGTCGACCTGGGCGCGCTCGGGTGGCGTGGACTGCTCGACCGAGTGGACATCGACCCCGTCGCCGTCGACGACGTGATCGCCGGCTGTGTCGACGCGATCGGCGCTCAGGCCGGCAACATCGCGCGGCTTTCCTGGTTGGCGGCGGGCTATCCCGAGGAGGTCCCCGGCGTCACGGTCGACCGGCAGTGCGGATCGAGCCAGCAGGCCATTTCCTTTGGCGCACAGGCCATTATGGCAGGCACCGCGGACGTGATCGTCGCGGGCGGAGTGCAGAACATGAGCCAGATCCCGATCTCGTCGGCGATGACTGTCGGCGAGCAGTTCGGCTTCACCTCGCCCACGAACGAATCCAAGCAGTGGCTGCACCGCTACGGCGACCAGGAGATCTCGCAATTCCGCGGCTCGGAGTTGATCGCCGAGAAGTGGAACCTGTCTCGCGAGGAGATGGAGCAGTACGCGCTGACGAGCCACGAGCGCGCCTTCGGTGCGATCCGCGGCGGCCACTTCGACAACGAAATCATCGCTGTGGAAACCGAACACGGCGCGTTCCGGGTCGACGAGGGTCCGCGTGAATCGTCGCCGGAAAAGCTGGCCAGCCTCAAGCCGCTGGTCGAAGGGGGTCGTCTGACCGCCGCGATGGCCAGCCAGATCTCCGATGGCGCAAGCGCGGTGCTGCTCGCCTCAGAGCAGGCGGTGAAGGACCACAATCTGACGCCGCGGGCCCGCATTCACCACATCAGCGCCCGCGCCGCCGACCCGGTGTTCATGCTCACCGGACCGATTCCGGCCACTCGTTACGCGCTGGAGAAGACCGGGCTGTCCATCGACGACATCGACGTCGTCGAGATCAACGAGGCTTTTGCTCCCGTGGTGCTGGCTTGGCTCAAGGAGATCAAGGCCGACCCGGAGAAGGTCAATCCCAACGGCGGAGCGATCGCCTTGGGTCACCCGTTGGGTGCTACGGGCGCAAAGCTTTTCACCACGATGCTCAACGAACTCGAGCGCACCGGGGGCCGCTACGGCCTGCAGACGATGTGCGAGGGCGGCGGCACCGCCAACGTCACCATCATCGAACGGCTGTAA
- a CDS encoding CDGP domain-containing protein: MNRCIVGVATALLVAGGLVEAAPPAQAGCIPAPGVINKCDGPIQPDGTWQRCVMTTHLSYQGASSFLIPEKSCDTIGPGVGDPPGHID, encoded by the coding sequence ATGAATCGCTGCATCGTCGGAGTAGCTACTGCCCTGCTCGTAGCGGGCGGCCTGGTCGAGGCCGCGCCACCGGCCCAGGCCGGCTGCATTCCTGCCCCCGGCGTGATCAACAAGTGCGACGGGCCCATCCAGCCCGACGGCACCTGGCAGCGTTGTGTGATGACGACTCACCTGTCCTACCAGGGCGCCAGTTCGTTCCTGATACCCGAAAAGAGTTGCGACACGATCGGACCCGGTGTGGGCGACCCACCGGGCCACATTGATTGA
- a CDS encoding TetR/AcrR family transcriptional regulator, translating to MTSKTGYHHGDLSTALVDAGLHLTRSGGPEALTIREATRRVGVSPNAAYRHFVDREALLGAVATAIQHRMAARMAHGRVATARDQLHAVGLGYIKFALDEPGWFTVAFFSPGVPTETSLAPPYLALVDALDAMANDGTLSPDRRAGAEWPCWSAVHGFAELALRGPLRHAPRRDVDALAARAVDDIIAGVVRQA from the coding sequence GTGACCTCGAAGACCGGCTACCACCACGGTGACCTGAGTACCGCGCTGGTCGACGCTGGCTTGCACCTCACCCGAAGCGGCGGCCCGGAGGCACTGACGATTCGGGAAGCAACTCGGCGCGTTGGGGTTTCGCCGAACGCTGCCTACCGACACTTCGTCGACCGCGAGGCGCTACTCGGCGCGGTGGCGACCGCGATCCAGCATCGGATGGCGGCGCGAATGGCACATGGACGGGTAGCGACCGCCCGCGACCAGCTGCACGCGGTCGGTCTGGGCTACATCAAGTTCGCGCTGGACGAGCCGGGTTGGTTCACGGTGGCATTCTTCAGCCCTGGCGTACCGACCGAGACATCGTTAGCGCCACCGTATCTGGCGTTGGTCGACGCGCTCGACGCGATGGCAAACGACGGAACCCTGTCGCCTGATCGCCGCGCCGGCGCCGAGTGGCCGTGCTGGTCCGCGGTACACGGATTCGCCGAGCTGGCGCTGCGCGGACCGCTGCGGCATGCGCCGCGCCGTGACGTCGACGCCCTAGCTGCGCGCGCCGTGGACGACATCATCGCCGGTGTTGTCCGCCAAGCGTGA
- the ipdF gene encoding (5R,7aS)-5-hydroxy-7a-methyl-1-oxo-2,3,5,6,7,7a-hexahydro-1H-indene-carboxyl-CoA reductase, translated as MTLAVAPKEVAGHGLLDGKVVVVTAAAGTGIGSATAKRALAEGADVVVSDHHERRLGETRDELISLGLGRVESVVCDVTSTAQVDALISSTTARLGRLDVLVNNAGLGGQTPVVDMTDEEWDRVLNVTLTSVLRSTRAALRYFRDAGHGGVIVNNASVLGWRAQHSQSHYAAAKAGVMALTRCSAIEAVEYGVRINAVSPSIARHKFLDKTSSTELLDQLSAGEAFGRAAEPWEVASTIAFLASDYSSYLTGEVISVSSQHP; from the coding sequence ATGACGCTAGCCGTTGCGCCGAAAGAAGTTGCCGGACACGGGCTTCTGGATGGCAAGGTCGTAGTCGTCACGGCCGCGGCGGGCACCGGCATCGGCTCGGCCACCGCCAAGCGGGCCCTGGCCGAGGGCGCCGACGTCGTCGTCTCCGACCACCACGAACGGCGGCTCGGCGAGACCCGCGACGAGCTGATCTCGCTGGGTCTCGGTCGGGTGGAAAGCGTGGTCTGCGACGTCACCTCCACCGCACAGGTCGACGCTTTGATCTCGTCGACCACCGCGCGATTAGGTCGCCTCGACGTCTTGGTCAACAACGCCGGCCTCGGCGGCCAGACTCCGGTGGTCGACATGACCGACGAGGAGTGGGACCGCGTCCTCAACGTCACCCTCACCTCGGTGCTGCGCAGCACCCGGGCGGCGTTGCGGTACTTCCGCGACGCGGGCCACGGCGGAGTCATCGTCAACAACGCCAGCGTGCTGGGCTGGCGCGCGCAACACTCGCAGTCGCACTATGCCGCGGCCAAGGCGGGCGTGATGGCGCTGACTCGATGCAGCGCAATCGAAGCCGTCGAGTACGGGGTGCGGATCAACGCGGTGTCGCCGAGCATCGCGCGGCACAAATTTCTCGACAAGACCAGTTCGACCGAACTGCTCGACCAGTTGTCCGCCGGAGAGGCATTCGGTCGCGCAGCCGAGCCTTGGGAAGTGGCGTCGACGATCGCGTTCCTAGCCAGCGATTACTCCAGTTACCTGACTGGAGAGGTGATTTCGGTGTCGAGTCAGCACCCATGA
- a CDS encoding DUF899 domain-containing protein: MAPGLPPVVDHQTWQRELDALRVREKAATRELDAIAAQRRRLPMVAMPDYTLEGEDGPVRLVDVFEGTSQLIVYHHMWFPGEEWQCPGCTGMTSQYTRLDFLDNYDARFVVVTQGPIDEALAYKRRVGNQMTWYSTANSSFGADVDAPPNGGFGVNVFLRDGDSVYRTWHTNGRGTEQIQYTFGLIDLLPYGRQEEWQHSPEDWPQSPTYSRWGSSQDIARAYGEPQPEGARR, translated from the coding sequence GTGGCCCCAGGCTTGCCTCCGGTCGTTGACCACCAGACCTGGCAACGCGAGCTCGACGCGCTGCGCGTCCGCGAGAAAGCGGCCACTCGCGAGCTGGATGCGATCGCCGCCCAACGTCGCCGACTGCCGATGGTCGCCATGCCCGATTACACCCTCGAGGGCGAAGACGGGCCGGTCCGCCTGGTGGACGTCTTCGAGGGCACGTCGCAACTGATCGTTTACCACCACATGTGGTTTCCGGGCGAGGAGTGGCAGTGCCCAGGCTGCACCGGAATGACATCGCAGTACACCCGACTGGATTTTCTGGACAACTACGACGCCCGATTCGTCGTCGTGACGCAGGGCCCGATCGACGAGGCGTTGGCCTACAAGCGCCGGGTCGGCAATCAGATGACCTGGTATTCGACCGCGAACAGCTCGTTCGGGGCCGACGTTGACGCGCCGCCGAATGGCGGCTTCGGCGTCAACGTCTTTCTGCGCGACGGTGACAGCGTCTACCGCACATGGCACACCAACGGCCGTGGGACCGAGCAGATCCAGTACACCTTTGGATTGATCGACCTGTTGCCCTATGGCCGTCAGGAGGAGTGGCAACACTCCCCGGAGGACTGGCCACAGTCGCCGACATACAGCCGCTGGGGCAGCTCGCAAGACATCGCCCGAGCCTACGGAGAACCTCAACCAGAAGGAGCACGACGATGA
- the kstR2 gene encoding TetR family transcriptional regulator KstR2 → MSEHTNSRRDELLELAATMFAERGLRATTVRDIADSAGILSGSLYHHFASKEEMVDEVLKSFMDWLFTRYQEIIDTEPNPLDRLKGLFMASFDAIEHRHAQVVIYQDEAKRLLPQPRFSYLEDLNKQQRKMWVDVLHQGIEEGYLRPDLDVDLVYRFIRDTTWVSVRWYQPGGPLTAQQVGQQYLAIVLGGITKEGS, encoded by the coding sequence ATGAGCGAGCACACGAACAGCCGGCGCGACGAGTTGTTGGAACTCGCCGCGACGATGTTTGCTGAACGCGGCTTGCGCGCCACCACTGTGCGCGACATCGCTGACAGCGCCGGTATCCTGTCCGGCAGCCTGTATCACCACTTCGCGTCCAAAGAAGAAATGGTCGACGAGGTCCTGAAGAGTTTCATGGACTGGTTGTTCACCCGGTATCAGGAAATCATTGACACGGAACCGAATCCGCTCGATCGCCTCAAGGGTCTGTTCATGGCGTCGTTCGACGCCATCGAGCATCGGCACGCCCAGGTCGTCATCTACCAGGACGAGGCCAAGCGGTTGTTGCCCCAGCCGCGCTTCTCCTACCTGGAAGACCTGAACAAGCAGCAGCGCAAGATGTGGGTCGACGTACTACATCAGGGCATCGAAGAGGGTTATCTACGACCGGACCTGGACGTCGACCTGGTCTATCGGTTCATCCGCGACACCACCTGGGTGTCGGTCCGCTGGTATCAGCCCGGCGGACCGCTCACCGCGCAACAGGTGGGTCAGCAGTATCTCGCGATCGTCCTAGGTGGCATTACCAAAGAAGGAAGTTGA
- a CDS encoding VOC family protein — protein sequence MTGLTTMSLVCVPTPDQDKAVAFYESLGFEKRTDTPFGGGYRWIEVYPPEGTAGIALAPPPPDSGPVEPTITGITLTTNDIDATHQAMKDLGVDVDADVARMGEPVPPMFWFRDPTGHTLLVVES from the coding sequence ATGACGGGCTTGACGACGATGAGCTTGGTGTGCGTACCGACGCCCGACCAGGACAAGGCGGTCGCGTTCTACGAATCACTCGGATTCGAGAAGCGGACCGACACTCCGTTCGGCGGCGGCTACCGCTGGATCGAGGTCTATCCGCCCGAGGGCACCGCCGGCATCGCGCTGGCGCCGCCGCCGCCGGACAGTGGGCCGGTCGAGCCGACCATCACCGGTATCACATTGACCACCAACGACATCGACGCCACCCATCAAGCGATGAAGGACCTCGGCGTCGACGTCGACGCGGACGTGGCGCGGATGGGGGAACCGGTGCCGCCGATGTTCTGGTTCCGCGACCCAACCGGGCACACGCTGCTGGTGGTGGAGTCGTAG